In one Candidatus Polarisedimenticolaceae bacterium genomic region, the following are encoded:
- a CDS encoding FAD:protein FMN transferase, with the protein MPRTPHLLVALLLAAAAGCAPAARTWSEQRVLMGTVFRIQVHAPPSAQARRAVAAALDEVARVEALLSEWRETSEISALNRAAGRGPLRVGPELLEVLERAALASEATGGAFDVTFATCGGLWSFRDARVPSDDELATCLGHVGFRKIRVDRARSEVEILDPATRIGLGGIGKGYGVDRAAAVLERAGVGNYVVDGGGDLRIRGRNGDRPWTVGLADPRRKGELAGRVEMEAGSIVTSGDYESYFERDGVRYHHILDPATGRPARGSIAVTVVAPDATWADALATGLFVMGPERAIPAAEALPGVSVRIVSPDGAVHTSRGFPKVVAGNGTRI; encoded by the coding sequence CCCGCACCTCCTCGTCGCGCTGCTGCTCGCCGCCGCCGCCGGATGCGCGCCTGCCGCGCGGACCTGGTCCGAGCAACGCGTCCTCATGGGGACGGTCTTCCGGATCCAGGTCCACGCCCCGCCCTCGGCGCAGGCCCGCCGCGCCGTCGCCGCGGCGCTCGACGAGGTCGCGCGCGTCGAGGCCCTCCTGAGCGAATGGCGGGAGACGAGCGAGATCAGCGCCCTGAACCGGGCCGCGGGGCGCGGTCCCCTCCGCGTCGGCCCCGAGCTCCTCGAGGTCCTCGAGCGCGCGGCGCTCGCCTCCGAGGCGACCGGCGGCGCGTTCGACGTCACCTTCGCCACCTGCGGCGGGTTGTGGTCGTTCCGCGACGCCCGCGTCCCCTCGGACGACGAGCTGGCGACGTGCCTCGGGCACGTGGGCTTCCGCAAGATCCGCGTCGACCGGGCGAGGTCCGAGGTCGAGATCCTCGATCCGGCGACCCGGATCGGACTGGGCGGGATCGGGAAGGGGTACGGCGTCGATCGCGCCGCCGCGGTCCTCGAGCGCGCCGGGGTCGGCAACTACGTCGTCGACGGCGGCGGCGATCTGCGCATCCGCGGCCGCAACGGCGATCGCCCCTGGACCGTCGGGCTCGCGGACCCGCGCCGCAAGGGGGAGCTCGCCGGGAGGGTCGAGATGGAGGCGGGGTCGATCGTGACCTCCGGAGATTACGAGAGCTACTTCGAACGCGACGGCGTCCGATACCACCACATCCTCGACCCGGCCACGGGACGTCCGGCGCGCGGGTCGATCGCCGTCACCGTCGTCGCTCCCGACGCCACCTGGGCGGACGCGCTCGCCACGGGGCTGTTCGTGATGGGGCCGGAACGGGCGATCCCTGCGGCGGAGGCCCTCCCGGGGGTCTCCGTACGGATCGTCTCCCCCGACGGCGCGGTGCACACCTCCCGGGGGTTCCCCAAGGTCGTCGCCGGGAACGGAACTCGCATCTAG